In one window of Branchiostoma floridae strain S238N-H82 chromosome 14, Bfl_VNyyK, whole genome shotgun sequence DNA:
- the LOC118430348 gene encoding deleted in malignant brain tumors 1 protein-like, translating into MDDLDCSGTESSLFDCSYRGWGVHDCSHSEDVGVVCATSADTSSRIRLVGGSTSYEGRVEVRPVDSYVWGTVCDDSFDMLDAAVVCRSLGYTGAQEYRGSASFGRGSGPIYMDDLACTGSEISLFSCSYRGWGVENCGHSEDVGVVCTSSGQGGTTNPDSDRVRLVGGSAASEGRLEVRPENSYEWGTVCDDDFGTADANVVCKMLGYYGAYRVRGSAYYGQGTGDIYMDDVECSGSEISLFHCSYPGWGVENCGHSEDVGIECNTSGTSLSGGAIAGIVIGVLVSICLLATLIACACKSSSTSSGSAANRVIPATHGHQNFSMTANTIVHQPTVVTQQAAYNPHYNPHQIPTVYQPYAQPPQYPPPPAYTDALTMPTQPPGGNGPQLQPLSAQLYPPSDPAYPPTYIPPQQSMLHTGVLPPVQQPGL; encoded by the exons ATGGATGACCTTGACTGCTCTGGGACCGAGAGTAGTTTATTCGACTGCTCGTACCGAGGATGGGGTGTGCATGACTGTAGTCATAGTGAAGACGTCGGTGTCGTCTGCGCCACATCAG CGGATACCAGCTCTCGCATCCGGCTTGTTGGCGGCTCCACCTCGTATGAAGGCCGTGTGGAGGTTCGACCAGTGGACAGTTACGTCTGGGGCACGGTGTGTGACGACAGTTTTGACATGTTAGACGCCGCTGTCGTCTGTAGGTCACTGGGGTATACTGGGGCACAGGAATACCGAGGCTCTGCTAGTTTCGGACGAG GCTCCGGTCCAATCTACATGGATGACCTAGCGTGCACTGGGAGCGAGATCAGTTTGTTCTCCTGCTCGTACCGAGGGTGGGGAGTTGAGAACTGTGGCCATAGTGAGGACGTCGGTGTCGTGTGCACAAGTTCAG GTCAAGGTGGAACAACAAACCCAGACTCGGACAGGGTCCGACTGGTGGGCGGGTCAGCTGCGAGTGAGGGCCGCCTGGAGGTCCGGCCGGAGAACAGTTACGAGTGGGGGACCGTTTGTGACGACGACTTCGGCACGGCGGACGCAAACGTCGTCTGCAAGATGCTGGGATACTACGGAGCCTACCGAGTGCGTGGCAGTGCCTACTATGGACAAG GAACTGGCGACATATACATGGACGACGTTGAGTGCTCTGGGAGCGAGATCAGCCTGTTCCACTGCTCGTACCCAGGGTGGGGGGTTGAGAACTGTGGCCACAGCGAAGACGTAGGGATTGAGTGTAACACGTCAG GTACATCGCTGAGTGGTGGCGCCATCGCTGGTATAGTCATTGGCGTACTCGTGAGCATCTGTCTGCTGGCAACTTTAATCGCCTGTGCGTGCAAGAGCAGTTCTACTTCTAGCGGCAGCGCCGCCAATCGGGTCATACCTGCAACGCATGGTCATCAGAACTTCAGCATGACAGCCAACACCATCGTGCACCAACCCACTGTGGTGACCCAACAAGCTGCTTATAACCCTCACTACAACCCTCATCAAATCCCCACCGTGTACCAACCTTACGCCCAACCTCCtcagtacccccctcccccagcttACACGGATGCTTTGACTATGCCAACACAGCCACCAGGCGGAAACGGGCCACAGTTACAGCCGCTTTCTGCACAGCTCTACCCGCCCAGTGACCCTGCCTATCCCCCTACATACATACCACCACAACAGTCTATGCTTCACACTGGTGTTCTGCCTCCGGTACAACAACCAGGGCTCTAA
- the LOC118430378 gene encoding deleted in malignant brain tumors 1 protein-like (The sequence of the model RefSeq protein was modified relative to this genomic sequence to represent the inferred CDS: added 19 bases not found in genome assembly), protein MWASLTMLLVLCGTGVVGQNYQTFYMSGSCGLSFSLYDSGYISWSPDWDYGNNEDCSVVFYAADPDAVISLQFPQVNIQACVDHLYIYNGASYNFSGVYYNTPSVTASEDVCNHNIPAEFVSTGNFITLRLTSDGSIGGTFTLLYTLYWGSGHSTGAGDSIRIRLVGGTSFNEGRVEVRQTSASAWGTVCDDGFDMTDADVVCRSLGYSGASFVRSEAYLRQGIAVFLVSTLLSILCKQFTIL, encoded by the exons TGCTGTTAGTCCTGTGTGGGACAGGTGTGGTCGGCCAAAACTATCAGACAT TTTATATGTCAGGCAGCTGCGGGTTGTCCTTCTCCCTATATGACTCTGGCTACATCTCATGGAGCCCTGACTGGGATTATGGCAACAACGAAGACTGCTCGGTGGTCTTCTACGCCGCCGACCCCGATGCCGTTATCTCTCTACAG TTTCCACAAGTCAACATACAGGCTTGTGTTGATCACCTGTACATCTACAACGGAGCGTCCTACAACTTCAGCGGAGTGTACTACAACACCCCCTCAGTTACTGCAAGTGAAGACGTCTGCAACCACAACATTCCCGCTGAGTTTGTCTCCACCGGTAACTTCATAACATTACGACTGACATCTGATGGGTCTATTGGTGGGACATTCACGCTGTTGTACACGCTGTACTGGGGATCCGGACATTCGACAG GTGCAGGTGACTCCATCAGAATCCGACTCGTAGGTGGTACAAGTTTTAACGAAGGTCGTGTGGAGGTCAGGCAGACTTCGGCTAGCGCCTGGGGCACAGTCTGTGACGACGGTTTTGACATGACCGACGCAGACGTGGTCTGTAGGTCACTTGGCTACTCCGGAGCGTCGTTCGTTCGTTCTGAAGCGTATTTACGTCAAGGTATAGCTGTCTTTCTGGTGTCCACTCTATTATCGATTCTATGTAAGCAATTTACGATTTTATGA
- the LOC118430358 gene encoding deleted in malignant brain tumors 1 protein-like encodes MDDVACTGTETSLIDCPSAGWGVHNCGHSEDVGVVCSTSATPSCSADYFHCSSGFCISSALQCDGATNCRDGEDENCAERLRLVGGSGAHEGRLEVRPQDSYVWGTVCDDRFDMDDADVACRMLGYSEATEVHSSAYFGEGTGLIYMDDLQCTGDENSLFDCPYAGWEVHNCGHSEDVGIVCNSGGLSGGEIAGIVVGVLVGIVVLTVIVHQCSKSGSNSSPANRVDPNRMNNGVHGPSTAPQLNTMTQQPVAPITMSQTPLPPIPTSNKTYPPPQQFPPPPAYNAALAMPAPPLGGPMPYPTPYPNQDPAYAPPPQPPPSDLLPPPDPSVPPAPRYLPPLTTTPQLPPP; translated from the exons ATGGACGATGTTGCATGCACAGGGACTGAGACCAGTTTGATCGACTGCCCGTCCGCAGGGTGGGGGGTTCACAACTGTGGCCACAGTGAGGACGTCGGTGTCGTTTGTTCCACCTCAG CCACGCCAAGCTGCAGTGCGGATTATTTCCACTGCAGCAGCGGGTTCTGCATCTCCTCAGCACTGCAATGCGATGGAGCCACAAACTGCCGGGACGGAGAGGACGAAAACTGCG CAGAGAGACTTCGTCTGGTTGGCGGTTCAGGCGCACACGAAGGCCGTCTGGAGGTTAGACCACAGGACAGTTACGTCTGGGGGACGGTTTGTGACGACCGGTTTGACATGGATGACGCCGATGTGGCCTGTAGGATGCTAGGATACTCGGAAGCAACCGAAGTCCATAGTTCCGCGTACTTTGGAGAAG GTACGGGACTAATCTACATGGACGATCTCCAGTGTACTGGGGACGAGAACAGCCTGTTTGACTGCCCGTACGCAGGTTGGGAAGTTCACAACTGTGGTCACAGCGAGGACGTCGGTATCGTCTGTAACAGCGGGG GTCTCAGTGGCGGTGAAATTGCTGGAATCGTCGTGGGGGTGCTGGTAGGCATCGTCGTACTAACAGTCATCGTCCATCAGTGTTCCAAAAGCGGCTCCAACTCTTCTCCCGCCAACCGGGTCGATCCGAATAGGATGAACAACGGGGTGCACGGGCCTTCCACAGCGCCCCAACTCAACACAATGACTCAACAGCCAGTCGCGCCCATCACAATGTCGCAAACGCCCCTACCCCCGATACCAACATCTAACAAGACTTACCCGCCACCACAACAGTTCCCTCCCCCTCCTGCCTACAACGCTGCTCTGGCGATGCCTGCACCGCCTCTGGGCGGACCCATGCCTTACCCTACCCCCTACCCCAACCAAGACCCGGCATATGCCCCTCCACCCCAACCCCCTCCCTCCGACCTACTTCCACCCCCAGATCCATCCGTCCCCCCAGCACCAAGATACCTGCCCCCACTAACTACTACACCACAGCTGCCTCCCCCCTAA